One Candidatus Nezhaarchaeales archaeon genomic window, TTAAAGGTAGGAAGTATGATAAAAATTATCGAAGGACCTAATTTTTGCTTCTCGGCTTTAGGTGGATTTTACCTCCTACAATCGAGTTATTTGGTATTAACACCTTCGTGTTATCGGCTTTTACAATGACCGTGAATAGCGTGGCAACATCCTCGACAATCCCTTCCTCTCCGGCTAAAACAACTGCATCACCAATTTTATATGGCCTTGCTATTAGTAAGAATAATCCTGCGATTGCTTGTCCTAGTACTTGCTGGGAAGCAAAACCTATAACTACACCCATGAAGCCCCCTAAGGAAACACCTGCAGCACCACCAGCTACAGCACCAGATATGGCTGCAACCATAGCTCCGACGCCTACAATCTTCACGATGTTCTTAATCGAAGCCGCCGTAGCATGATCGTATTTTTGCCTCATAGACCAATAGAAGAACGTCGCAATACTACTGACAATTAAATACCCAAAGGCTATAGCGAGCAACGTCTGCGCATACATTACGTAGTTAGCAATATCCACTCCATACCGCGGTAGAAAGCTTGTGAAGAACCATTGGACAACCGCCGTTATAACGACGTAAAGCACTA contains:
- a CDS encoding mechanosensitive ion channel encodes the protein MAQLTQQLSRSEIVKRTTAAMVKTALYVVLYVVITAVVQWFFTSFLPRYGVDIANYVMYAQTLLAIAFGYLIVSSIATFFYWSMRQKYDHATAASIKNIVKIVGVGAMVAAISGAVAGGAAGVSLGGFMGVVIGFASQQVLGQAIAGLFLLIARPYKIGDAVVLAGEEGIVEDVATLFTVIVKADNTKVLIPNNSIVGGKIHLKPRSKN